From one Streptomyces sp. N50 genomic stretch:
- a CDS encoding MarR family winged helix-turn-helix transcriptional regulator: MTTRWLTAEEQRAWRAYIAATHLLEDAIDRQLQQEAGMPHLYYSILANLSDVPDRRLRMTDLAEKSKITRSRLTYAVTRLEKDGLVRREGCPSDKRGSTAVLTDAGMEVLERTAPGHVETVRAAIFDHLTPEQVGQLEEISAGIARALEEPEDVPWRRRSTPSCS; this comes from the coding sequence ATGACGACCCGCTGGCTCACCGCCGAGGAGCAGCGCGCCTGGCGCGCGTACATCGCCGCGACGCACCTCCTGGAGGACGCGATCGACCGGCAGCTCCAGCAGGAGGCCGGCATGCCCCACCTGTACTACTCCATCCTCGCCAACCTCTCCGACGTACCGGACCGCCGGCTGCGGATGACCGACCTCGCCGAGAAGTCGAAGATCACCCGGAGCCGGCTGACGTACGCCGTGACCCGGCTGGAGAAGGACGGGCTGGTACGGCGGGAGGGGTGCCCGAGCGACAAGCGCGGCAGCACCGCCGTCCTGACCGACGCGGGGATGGAGGTTCTGGAGCGTACGGCGCCGGGGCATGTCGAGACCGTACGCGCCGCGATCTTCGATCACCTCACCCCGGAGCAGGTGGGGCAGCTGGAGGAGATCAGCGCGGGGATCGCGCGGGCGCTGGAGGAGCCGGAGGACGTGCCGTGGCGCCGCCGCTCCACTCCTTCCTGTTCGTGA
- a CDS encoding SGNH/GDSL hydrolase family protein, whose amino-acid sequence MKTSVQAGVAGLLACGTLLTVVLVTRDGDGNDDSHTGIAYSARSKGPYVALGDSYTAGPGITDPTGTPAGCDRSAGNYPALVAAELGLKGGDFRDVSCSGATTADLAGSQHTDDGTNSPQLRALSSTTRLVTVGIGGNDIDFSSMIKRCVAMGALYEMTGSGKYIAEDAPCERNYVNGGSDAVKTKIATAGERLTRVLTEVRRRAPEARVYVVSYPAILPSDSADCGREMSLAPGDVTFLREKEQQLNSMLRQRASEAGAAYVDTYTPSADHNACAAKDTRWIEPLVPQNPAAPVHPNARGERGMADAVLHSIKSAL is encoded by the coding sequence ATGAAAACCTCAGTGCAGGCCGGCGTGGCCGGGCTCCTCGCCTGCGGCACCCTGCTCACCGTCGTCCTGGTCACCCGCGACGGCGACGGCAACGACGACAGCCACACCGGCATCGCCTACTCGGCCCGGTCCAAGGGCCCGTACGTGGCCCTCGGCGACTCCTACACGGCCGGCCCCGGCATCACCGACCCCACGGGCACCCCGGCCGGCTGCGACCGCTCCGCCGGCAACTACCCGGCCCTCGTCGCCGCCGAACTCGGCCTGAAGGGCGGGGACTTCCGCGACGTGAGCTGCAGCGGCGCCACGACCGCCGACCTCGCGGGTTCGCAGCACACCGACGACGGCACCAACTCGCCCCAGCTCAGGGCACTTTCGTCCACCACCCGCCTGGTCACCGTAGGCATCGGCGGCAACGACATCGACTTCAGCTCGATGATCAAACGGTGCGTGGCGATGGGCGCGCTGTACGAGATGACAGGCAGCGGCAAGTACATCGCCGAGGACGCGCCGTGCGAACGGAACTACGTCAACGGCGGCTCCGACGCGGTGAAGACGAAGATCGCCACGGCGGGCGAACGCCTCACCCGGGTCCTGACCGAGGTCAGGCGCCGCGCCCCCGAGGCCCGGGTCTACGTCGTCTCGTACCCGGCGATCCTGCCGTCCGACAGCGCCGACTGCGGCCGGGAGATGTCCCTCGCACCGGGCGACGTGACCTTCCTCCGCGAGAAGGAGCAACAGCTCAACTCGATGCTGCGGCAACGGGCTTCGGAGGCGGGGGCGGCCTACGTCGACACCTACACGCCCTCCGCCGACCACAACGCCTGCGCGGCGAAGGACACCCGCTGGATCGAACCGCTCGTACCGCAGAACCCGGCGGCGCCGGTGCATCCGAACGCGCGGGGTGAGCGGGGCATGGCGGACGCGGTGCTGCACTCGATCAAGTCGGCGTTGTAG
- a CDS encoding GTP cyclohydrolase II, which produces MPDFPAATPRARVRVPLRFQDGYGVDAELVTFHGLTDGQEHVAVVLGDPAPGTTPLVRLHSECLTGDVFGSARCDCGPQLREAVERIAERGGVLLYLRQEGRGIGLYNKLDAYALQDQGLDTYAANTALGLPEDARDYTAAAQMLTALGITSLDLLSNNPDKADQLRGLGIDVHDRVPTGVFTTPHNVRYLRAKVLQTQHTLPLGQLTELNAG; this is translated from the coding sequence ATGCCCGACTTCCCCGCCGCCACCCCGCGTGCCCGCGTCCGGGTACCGCTGCGCTTCCAGGACGGCTACGGCGTCGACGCCGAACTCGTCACCTTCCACGGCCTGACCGACGGCCAGGAACACGTGGCGGTCGTCCTCGGCGACCCCGCGCCCGGTACGACCCCGCTGGTCCGGCTGCACTCCGAGTGCCTGACCGGCGACGTCTTCGGCTCCGCCCGCTGCGACTGCGGCCCCCAGTTGCGCGAGGCCGTCGAGCGCATCGCCGAGCGCGGCGGTGTCCTGCTCTACCTGCGCCAGGAGGGCCGCGGCATCGGCCTCTACAACAAGCTCGACGCGTACGCCCTCCAGGACCAGGGACTCGACACGTACGCCGCGAACACCGCGCTGGGCCTGCCCGAGGACGCCCGTGACTACACGGCCGCCGCGCAGATGCTCACCGCCCTCGGGATCACCTCCCTGGACCTGCTCTCCAACAACCCCGACAAGGCCGACCAGTTGCGCGGTCTCGGCATCGACGTGCACGACCGGGTCCCGACCGGCGTGTTCACCACCCCGCACAACGTCCGGTATCTACGCGCGAAGGTCCTGCAGACCCAACACACGCTGCCGCTGGGCCAGTTGACGGAGCTGAACGCGGGCTGA
- a CDS encoding MMPL family transporter, translated as MATLLYRLGRVAFRWRWFVTLLWVAVLGAVGFAAAKAPAAPDDGFTMPGIESQRAFDLLEQRFPGTAADGANARIVFVAPNGEKVTATENRAAIEKLVTEAADGSQVASAVDPFAAQAVSKDASTAYSTVTFKVKADDLTDAAKTHLERAIDTAKKAGLTVEVGGDALATQPAAGGSAEAIGIAIAAVVLLITFGSLAAAGLPLLTAILGVGISMSAVLALGSAFGLSETTGTLATMLGLACGIDYALFVVSRYREERAKGHAPREAAGLAAGTAGSAVVFAGLTVVIALAGLSVVGIPMLTKMGLAAAGAVLLSVLISLTLVPAVLGFWPNAVLSRRERKGKAKAGRNKANGENGGSRWARLVVRRPIPVLLLGVVGLGAMALPALNLQLGMPGDEAKSTATTERRAYDDLAKGFGPGFNGPLTIVVDAKKADDAKDAVATISKEIAATDGVVSVSPARFNSAGDTAVFSATPATSPTDEKTKELVQTIRGERPGIASDAGASFEVTGTTALNIDVAQKVQDALIPYLALVVGLAIVLLLLVFRSLLVPLKAALGFLLSVLAALGAVVAVFQQGHLASLLGVDQTGPIMSLMPIFLVGIVFGLAMDYEVFLVSRMREAYVHGDGPGQAIVSGFRHSARVVVAAALIMMAVFSGFIGAGASMIKMIGFGLAIAVLFDAFVVRMAIVPAVLSLLGNKAWYLPSWLDRLLPRMDVEGEALSRKVPAPVTDPPTARLTPVP; from the coding sequence ATGGCTACTCTCCTTTACCGCTTGGGCCGTGTGGCCTTCCGGTGGCGCTGGTTCGTCACCCTGTTGTGGGTGGCGGTCCTCGGCGCCGTCGGTTTCGCCGCCGCCAAGGCCCCGGCCGCCCCGGACGACGGCTTCACGATGCCGGGCATCGAGTCGCAGCGCGCCTTCGACCTGCTGGAGCAGCGCTTCCCCGGCACCGCGGCGGACGGCGCGAACGCCCGGATCGTCTTCGTCGCCCCGAACGGCGAGAAGGTCACCGCGACGGAGAACAGGGCCGCGATCGAGAAGCTGGTCACGGAGGCGGCCGACGGTTCCCAAGTCGCCTCCGCCGTCGACCCGTTCGCCGCGCAGGCGGTGAGCAAGGACGCGTCGACGGCGTACTCCACCGTCACCTTCAAGGTGAAGGCCGACGACCTCACCGACGCCGCCAAGACCCACCTGGAACGGGCCATCGACACGGCCAAGAAGGCGGGCCTGACCGTCGAGGTCGGCGGCGACGCCCTCGCCACCCAGCCCGCCGCCGGCGGCAGCGCCGAGGCGATCGGCATCGCGATAGCCGCCGTGGTCCTGCTCATCACCTTCGGTTCACTGGCCGCGGCCGGCCTGCCCCTCCTCACCGCGATCCTCGGCGTCGGCATCAGCATGTCCGCGGTCCTCGCCCTGGGCAGCGCCTTCGGCCTCTCCGAGACCACCGGCACGCTGGCCACGATGCTCGGCCTCGCCTGCGGTATCGACTACGCGCTGTTCGTCGTCTCCCGCTACCGGGAGGAGCGGGCGAAGGGCCACGCGCCGCGCGAGGCGGCGGGCCTCGCGGCCGGTACGGCGGGTTCGGCAGTGGTGTTCGCCGGTCTAACCGTTGTCATCGCTCTAGCCGGTTTGTCCGTCGTCGGCATCCCGATGCTGACGAAGATGGGCCTGGCGGCGGCGGGCGCGGTCCTCCTGTCGGTCCTGATCTCCCTCACCCTGGTCCCGGCCGTCCTCGGCTTCTGGCCGAACGCCGTCCTGTCGCGCCGCGAACGCAAGGGCAAGGCCAAGGCCGGCCGGAACAAGGCCAACGGCGAGAACGGGGGCAGCCGTTGGGCCCGCCTCGTCGTCCGCCGCCCGATCCCCGTCCTGCTGCTCGGCGTCGTGGGCCTCGGCGCGATGGCCCTGCCCGCACTCAACCTCCAGCTCGGCATGCCCGGTGACGAGGCCAAGTCCACGGCCACCACCGAACGCCGTGCCTACGACGACCTCGCGAAGGGCTTCGGCCCCGGCTTCAACGGCCCCCTGACCATCGTCGTGGACGCGAAGAAGGCGGACGACGCGAAGGACGCCGTAGCGACGATCTCGAAGGAGATCGCGGCCACGGACGGGGTGGTCTCCGTCTCACCCGCGCGCTTCAACTCGGCAGGCGACACAGCGGTGTTCAGCGCGACCCCCGCCACCAGCCCCACCGACGAGAAGACGAAGGAGCTCGTCCAGACGATCCGCGGCGAACGGCCCGGTATCGCCTCCGACGCGGGCGCGAGCTTCGAGGTGACGGGCACCACCGCGCTGAACATCGACGTGGCGCAGAAGGTCCAGGACGCGCTGATTCCGTACCTGGCACTGGTGGTCGGCCTGGCGATCGTCCTCCTGCTCCTGGTCTTCCGTTCCCTCCTCGTCCCGCTCAAGGCGGCACTCGGCTTCCTGCTCTCCGTGCTCGCGGCGCTCGGCGCGGTGGTCGCGGTCTTCCAACAGGGCCATCTCGCAAGCCTGTTGGGCGTCGACCAGACCGGCCCGATCATGAGCCTGATGCCGATCTTCCTGGTGGGCATCGTCTTCGGCCTCGCCATGGACTACGAGGTGTTCCTGGTCTCCCGGATGCGCGAGGCGTACGTCCACGGGGACGGGCCCGGTCAGGCGATCGTCTCCGGGTTCCGGCACAGCGCCCGGGTGGTCGTGGCCGCCGCGCTGATCATGATGGCGGTGTTCTCGGGCTTCATCGGCGCGGGCGCCTCGATGATCAAGATGATCGGCTTCGGGCTGGCCATCGCGGTCCTGTTCGACGCGTTCGTGGTCCGGATGGCGATCGTGCCGGCCGTCCTCTCCCTCCTGGGCAACAAGGCCTGGTACCTGCCGAGTTGGCTGGACCGCCTCCTCCCCCGCATGGACGTCGAGGGCGAGGCCCTGAGCCGCAAGGTCCCGGCACCGGTCACCGACCCGCCCACGGCCCGGCTCACTCCAGTCCCCTGA
- a CDS encoding dihydrofolate reductase family protein — protein sequence MPHPYVLLSAAVSLDGYLDDTGPDRLLLSSPADFDRVDEVRASVDAILIGAGTIRADNPRLLVNSPDRRASRVAEGKPEYPLKVTVTASGDLDPTANFWHTGGEKLVYTTDKGAERARELGLAADIEALGPALDWRALLEHLHAVRGVDRLMVEGGGTIHTQLLQQGLADELHLVLSPLFVGDDKAPRLFGPGRYQPGRLRLLETRAIEDVVLMRYEPTAPGTDALPSAADHHWLALACDLAAECPPSETAFSVGAVVVAQDGTELSRGHSREAGDPVVHAEEAALAKLDPADPRLPAATVYTSLEPCTHRASRPKPCARLILDAGVRRVVTAWREPDTFVEGADGSGALAARGVTVVVLPEYEQRAKAPNSHLLG from the coding sequence ATGCCCCACCCGTACGTCCTGCTGTCCGCCGCCGTCTCCCTCGACGGCTACCTCGACGACACCGGCCCCGACCGCCTGCTCCTCTCCAGCCCGGCCGACTTCGACCGCGTCGACGAGGTCCGGGCATCGGTCGACGCGATCCTCATCGGCGCCGGCACGATCCGCGCGGACAACCCCCGCCTCCTGGTCAACTCCCCAGACCGCAGGGCGAGTCGAGTAGCCGAAGGCAAGCCGGAATACCCCCTCAAGGTCACGGTCACCGCCTCCGGCGACCTGGACCCGACGGCCAACTTCTGGCACACGGGCGGCGAAAAGCTGGTCTATACGACGGACAAGGGCGCGGAGCGAGCACGCGAACTGGGCCTGGCGGCCGACATCGAGGCCCTCGGCCCGGCCCTCGACTGGCGAGCCCTCCTTGAACACCTGCACGCGGTAAGGGGAGTTGACCGCCTGATGGTCGAGGGCGGCGGCACGATCCACACCCAACTCCTCCAGCAGGGCCTGGCCGACGAACTCCACCTGGTCCTGTCCCCCCTGTTCGTGGGCGACGACAAGGCCCCCCGCCTCTTCGGCCCGGGCAGGTACCAGCCAGGCCGCCTCCGCCTGCTGGAGACCCGCGCCATCGAGGACGTAGTACTCATGCGCTACGAGCCCACCGCCCCCGGCACCGACGCCCTCCCCTCCGCCGCCGACCACCACTGGCTCGCCCTCGCCTGCGACCTGGCGGCGGAGTGCCCGCCCTCGGAGACGGCGTTCAGCGTCGGCGCGGTGGTGGTGGCGCAGGACGGTACGGAACTGTCCCGGGGCCACTCCCGCGAGGCCGGTGACCCGGTGGTCCACGCGGAGGAGGCAGCGCTGGCCAAGCTGGACCCGGCAGACCCCCGTCTCCCCGCCGCCACGGTCTACACCAGCCTCGAACCGTGCACCCACCGCGCCTCCCGCCCCAAGCCCTGCGCCCGGCTGATCCTCGACGCGGGTGTGCGGAGAGTGGTGACGGCCTGGCGCGAGCCGGACACGTTCGTGGAGGGAGCGGACGGGAGCGGGGCGCTGGCCGCGCGGGGGGTGACCGTGGTCGTACTCCCGGAGTACGAGCAGCGGGCGAAGGCACCGAACAGCCACCTACTGGGCTGA